One genomic region from Maridesulfovibrio ferrireducens encodes:
- a CDS encoding AAA family ATPase yields MLFSTSIWAIGVILVFIVMIVILISHIYMSKRFKSYQTDEGDVVDSSAYLKILQSDKTQIENWISEHKNELLTVEADRKEQEILRGELAKLIEDGATVLAQNEFYRKEVGELENQKFLLTSNLTQQRNELAFLEKSKKEYDEIVAQLPLLKKEVEDAKVITGKVYEYKAELENLIMKQNQQREEINKLEAIKKEYNEITAQLPNLKEQESSARDIIVKAIEFRVELEKLEKVIVEKRQELQNNGLELEKIKKKYNEINIQLVDREKESEKEKAKIAEELKNLKITQNKTDRQLQEKRSELKVVTDKLLEQKETIDHLRAKEAVLSSKIETHRKEMGEETEEDSCHAYIDLIGGENLDCLKEKDFENPNLETDEDSALKTVRTKLAENNYIFPKRIIDAFHTSLKSQSINPLTVLAGVSGTGKTLLPKCYADIMGMHSHIMAVQPRWDSPQDLFGFYNVLEKKYKATDLSRALFRMDQYQGKVNDHCSWTQDRMLLVLLDEMNLARTEYYFSEFLSKLELRRQVDENESSDRSKASVELSDQYKVWINSNVLFVGTMNEDETTQTLSDKVLDRANVLRFGRPAKRTENKNGSSANRMSSHGKYLSHKTWNSWIKKPQNTGWSDDVSRWITELNEALDSIGRPFGYRVEDAVMSYVANYPKVESRDRYKLAFADQIEQKILPKLRGADCDEAGSCLRRVSEIISETNDEALKDAFDEAQTNSRSVGTFQWRGVTRKDD; encoded by the coding sequence ATGCTGTTTTCAACGTCTATTTGGGCAATTGGTGTCATACTTGTTTTCATTGTAATGATTGTTATTCTTATTTCGCACATATATATGTCAAAGCGGTTCAAGTCTTATCAAACGGATGAAGGTGACGTTGTAGATTCATCCGCATATTTAAAAATATTGCAGAGTGATAAGACTCAGATTGAGAATTGGATAAGCGAACATAAGAATGAATTGTTAACTGTTGAAGCAGACAGAAAAGAACAAGAAATTCTACGTGGTGAGCTTGCAAAATTAATAGAAGATGGCGCAACGGTCTTGGCTCAAAATGAGTTCTATCGAAAGGAAGTAGGGGAACTTGAAAATCAAAAGTTTTTACTCACATCAAATTTGACACAGCAAAGAAATGAATTAGCATTTCTAGAAAAATCTAAAAAAGAATATGATGAAATCGTTGCGCAACTGCCGCTATTAAAAAAAGAAGTTGAAGACGCTAAGGTAATCACGGGAAAAGTTTATGAGTACAAAGCTGAACTAGAAAATTTGATCATGAAGCAAAACCAACAAAGAGAAGAAATTAATAAGCTTGAAGCAATAAAAAAAGAATATAATGAAATTACAGCGCAACTACCTAATCTCAAAGAGCAAGAGAGCAGTGCAAGAGACATAATAGTAAAAGCAATAGAGTTTAGGGTTGAGCTTGAAAAGTTAGAAAAGGTAATCGTTGAAAAAAGACAAGAATTGCAAAACAATGGATTAGAATTAGAAAAAATAAAGAAAAAATACAATGAAATAAATATACAATTAGTTGATAGAGAAAAAGAAAGCGAAAAAGAAAAAGCAAAAATAGCCGAAGAACTGAAAAACTTAAAAATTACACAAAACAAAACAGATAGACAATTACAAGAGAAAAGAAGTGAACTTAAGGTGGTAACAGATAAACTGCTAGAACAAAAAGAGACTATCGATCATCTACGGGCTAAAGAAGCAGTCTTAAGCAGCAAAATAGAAACACACCGTAAAGAAATGGGCGAAGAGACTGAAGAAGACTCCTGTCATGCTTATATAGACCTCATCGGTGGAGAGAATCTTGATTGTCTAAAAGAAAAAGATTTTGAAAATCCTAACCTTGAAACTGATGAAGATAGTGCATTAAAAACTGTTCGTACAAAACTTGCTGAAAATAACTATATTTTTCCTAAGAGAATTATTGATGCATTCCATACCAGTCTAAAAAGTCAATCCATCAATCCTTTAACTGTACTTGCCGGAGTCTCTGGTACAGGTAAAACACTATTGCCCAAATGTTATGCCGACATAATGGGGATGCATTCTCATATCATGGCCGTTCAGCCTCGCTGGGATTCCCCCCAAGATTTATTTGGGTTTTATAATGTGCTTGAGAAAAAATACAAAGCCACTGACCTTTCTAGGGCATTATTCCGTATGGATCAATATCAAGGTAAGGTTAATGACCATTGCAGCTGGACTCAAGATCGCATGTTGCTTGTACTGCTTGATGAAATGAACCTAGCACGCACTGAGTATTATTTTAGTGAATTCTTGTCCAAATTAGAACTAAGACGACAAGTTGATGAAAATGAATCCAGCGACAGGTCAAAAGCCTCTGTAGAGCTAAGCGACCAGTATAAAGTATGGATAAATAGTAATGTACTGTTTGTAGGAACTATGAATGAAGATGAAACCACGCAAACTCTTTCTGATAAAGTCTTGGATAGAGCGAACGTTCTACGCTTTGGAAGACCTGCGAAGCGTACAGAAAACAAAAATGGATCTAGTGCAAACAGAATGTCTTCACATGGAAAATATCTTTCACATAAAACATGGAACAGCTGGATCAAAAAACCCCAGAATACAGGGTGGAGTGATGATGTCTCTAGATGGATCACGGAATTAAATGAAGCTCTCGACTCCATAGGTAGGCCATTCGGATATAGAGTAGAAGACGCGGTGATGAGTTATGTGGCAAACTATCCGAAAGTTGAAAGCAGAGATAGATATAAGTTAGCTTTTGCAGATCAAATTGAACAAAAAATTCTCCCCAAATTACGTGGCGCGGACTGCGATGAAGCCGGGTCATGCTTGAGGCGAGTGTCTGAAATAATCTCAGAAACAAACGATGAAGCGTTAAAAGACGCTTTTGATGAAGCCCAGACCAACAGCCGGTCTGTGGGAACGTTCCAGTGGCGTGGTGTTACTAGAAAGGATGATTAA
- a CDS encoding DUF2357 domain-containing protein, which produces MNEVIGQIHYFPWSIGSANETVDIIGTHVECPFYGSPVLSIVQGAELFISSRHEKFTPLGASFDTLQNKYTVFEAPHGILAHKHNSRSSLSLLYDKKYQTIEFQMIGAVKQQEEKVENALNGIVLGWSQFFDDLIENNHVQENSQGFYQSNQLPWKTINSKLCDLAGKEEEPRMALIIHIARKMEKNITDVVNGARKILLRTRKMLPAERLAEVDTTCVQWLVRQAGRTLAEKAAMNRHQLLGITREESFNTLENMVLKDFILRCEQECHRYIQTEVRDKFKENKKAQDVNKFKNLCTVLKTREQLENVAAPPPGFSPNYALQNDSRYRLIWKQYQRLIRQEDEEDRIWDWQSRLWSDIVRVLVNTRLHSRSKMEEILNSNLSVRKEQNLGSRVYAGCEPGPFVDKKECPDFVLEIVHSDQAEKHPVTRKLGRTGGHMFLVANSLNEDIRSRVIIIWAVHLASSENKLSWQALCESAQQNLKRHQSSLEDRQRRFPVLKGLVFASDIDNTRVDFYPETDVALMNVPIDQRRWVETLNKMEEVLDLLLDEFLGVLNV; this is translated from the coding sequence ATGAATGAAGTAATTGGGCAAATTCATTATTTTCCGTGGTCAATAGGGTCTGCTAATGAAACGGTTGACATAATAGGAACACATGTCGAATGCCCGTTTTATGGCAGCCCTGTTTTATCTATTGTTCAAGGGGCAGAGCTTTTCATTTCAAGCCGGCATGAGAAATTCACTCCTTTAGGAGCTAGTTTCGACACTCTACAAAATAAGTATACTGTATTTGAAGCGCCACATGGAATATTAGCACATAAACATAACAGTCGTAGTTCTTTATCGCTTTTGTATGACAAAAAGTATCAAACAATTGAATTCCAAATGATTGGTGCTGTTAAACAACAAGAAGAAAAAGTTGAAAATGCGTTGAATGGTATTGTTTTAGGCTGGTCACAGTTCTTCGATGATTTAATTGAAAATAATCATGTGCAAGAAAATTCTCAAGGGTTTTATCAGAGCAATCAATTACCTTGGAAAACTATTAACTCCAAACTGTGTGATCTTGCGGGCAAGGAAGAAGAACCGCGGATGGCCTTAATTATTCATATTGCGCGAAAAATGGAAAAAAATATTACGGATGTGGTGAATGGAGCAAGAAAGATTTTATTAAGAACTAGAAAAATGCTCCCGGCGGAACGTCTTGCAGAAGTTGATACAACCTGTGTTCAATGGTTAGTGCGTCAGGCAGGAAGGACTCTTGCAGAAAAGGCTGCAATGAACAGACATCAACTCCTTGGAATAACAAGAGAAGAAAGCTTTAACACTCTGGAAAATATGGTGTTGAAAGATTTTATCTTACGATGTGAGCAGGAATGTCACCGTTATATCCAGACAGAAGTACGAGATAAATTTAAGGAAAATAAAAAGGCACAAGATGTTAATAAATTTAAAAATCTATGTACTGTTCTCAAGACTCGTGAACAGCTAGAAAATGTAGCAGCCCCACCTCCAGGCTTTTCCCCAAACTATGCGTTACAAAATGATTCACGGTATAGACTTATCTGGAAACAGTATCAAAGATTGATTCGTCAAGAAGATGAAGAGGATAGAATCTGGGACTGGCAATCTCGTTTATGGTCTGATATTGTTAGAGTTTTAGTAAATACACGACTACATTCTAGATCGAAAATGGAAGAGATCTTAAATTCCAATCTTTCAGTGCGGAAAGAGCAAAATTTAGGCAGCAGAGTTTATGCCGGATGCGAACCTGGACCTTTTGTAGATAAGAAGGAGTGCCCCGACTTTGTTCTCGAAATTGTTCATTCAGATCAAGCAGAAAAACATCCTGTCACGAGAAAATTGGGGCGCACAGGCGGGCATATGTTTCTTGTCGCCAACTCGCTTAATGAGGATATCCGTTCACGAGTAATTATTATATGGGCAGTGCACCTTGCTTCTTCTGAAAATAAACTTTCATGGCAAGCATTATGCGAATCCGCACAACAAAATTTGAAACGACACCAAAGTTCTCTAGAAGATAGACAGAGACGTTTTCCTGTTTTGAAAGGGCTTGTTTTTGCTAGCGATATTGATAATACCAGAGTGGACTTTTATCCTGAAACTGATGTGGCGCTGATGAACGTTCCTATAGATCAAAGGCGATGGGTCGAAACGTTAAATAAAATGGAAGAGGTTTTAGACCTTCTGCTAGATGAATTTTTAGGGGTACTAAATGTCTAA
- a CDS encoding YafY family protein yields the protein MPIKKDLNSTYGEKLLRMFLKLMFDGRRHFQVDLATDLDCSRQTIHRLAGHIEKEIGVANFEIGRDGRRRYYQISAYPQRSSLGLELEEIRYLSLCKQLASGIIPKQICNRIDKTIFNLSCLLANDDYEKRSEVQGVPVSFNPKGYIDYSPYYKTLDKLLQSSIEKRVCLVAYRAKRLDEARIHFFAPGRIISMSNALYVQGYQTTKGEAEKYRPMTLAIHRVDDVTVTDQSFNFEAADQELSSFGLKRHELKKFRIRFNDGASDYVRERVWSSDQKIEDQDDGSIILEIGTVSELELMSWVRSFGNEAKILKS from the coding sequence ATGCCTATAAAAAAAGATTTAAACTCTACATATGGTGAAAAACTTTTGAGAATGTTTCTCAAACTTATGTTTGATGGACGACGGCATTTTCAAGTTGATCTAGCTACTGACTTGGATTGTTCCCGGCAAACCATACACAGGCTTGCAGGACATATTGAAAAAGAGATTGGTGTTGCCAATTTTGAGATAGGTCGGGATGGAAGACGTAGATACTATCAAATTTCAGCTTATCCTCAAAGAAGTTCACTGGGACTTGAACTTGAAGAAATAAGATATTTGAGCCTTTGCAAACAGTTGGCCTCAGGAATAATCCCTAAACAAATCTGCAATCGAATAGATAAGACCATTTTTAACTTGTCTTGCTTATTAGCTAATGACGACTACGAAAAACGTTCAGAAGTTCAAGGCGTGCCAGTTTCTTTTAATCCGAAAGGATATATTGATTATTCCCCTTATTACAAGACTTTAGATAAGCTCCTACAATCTTCAATAGAGAAGAGAGTTTGTCTAGTAGCCTACAGAGCAAAACGGTTGGATGAAGCACGAATTCATTTTTTTGCCCCTGGAAGGATTATATCTATGAGTAATGCCCTTTATGTGCAGGGGTATCAAACAACCAAGGGAGAAGCAGAGAAATATCGTCCTATGACATTAGCAATACATAGAGTTGACGATGTTACCGTGACTGATCAAAGTTTTAACTTTGAAGCAGCCGATCAAGAACTCAGCTCTTTTGGACTCAAGCGGCATGAATTAAAAAAGTTTCGAATCCGCTTTAATGATGGAGCCTCAGATTACGTCCGAGAAAGGGTATGGAGTTCTGATCAAAAGATTGAAGATCAAGATGATGGTTCAATCATTTTAGAAATAGGGACTGTGAGTGAACTGGAGCTGATGTCTTGGGTTCGTAGTTTTGGGAATGAGGCAAAAATATTAAAGAGTTAG